ACAACGAACCCGAGCACCTGGAGGCGGTCAACGCCATGCTGGAAAAGATGGCCCGGCGCTAGGCCGGTTTATACCCGTGCGGCTTAGGGGTATCATCGGCGGCGATATCCCGCCGGCGCCAACGCCGGCATTGACCCACTCAAGGAGCGCACGATGGAAGGGGTAAAGCACATGATTGCCGTTGCCTCGGGCAAGGGCGGTGTAGGCAAGTCCACGGTCACGGCCAACCTGGCGCTGGCGCTTTCCGCCGAAGGCTACCGCGTCGGCGTGCTCGACGCCGACATTTACGGCCCCAGCCAGGCGCAGATGCTCGGCGTCAAGGAAGGCGAGCGGCCGCAGACCGAAGGCGACCAGGCGTTTTATCCGCTGAAGGCTCACGGCCTTCAGGCCATGTCGATCGCCTTTCTGATCGACCACAAGGAGCCCATGGTCTGGCGCGGGCCGATGGTGGTGGGTGCCTTCCAGCAGCTGCTCAACCAGACGCTCTGGGACAACCTTGATTTTCTGCTCATCGACATGCCGCCGGGCACCGGTGACATTCAGCTGACGCTGTCCCAGAAGGTGCCGGTCTCCGGCGCGGTGATTGTCACCACGCCCCAGGACATCGCGCTTTTGGACGCGCGCAAGGGCATCGAGATGTTCCGCAAGGTCAACGTGCCGGTGCTCGGCGTTGTCGAGAACATGAGCCTTTATCACTGCGAGAACTGCGGCCACGAGGCGCCGATATTCGGCGAGGGGGGCGGCGAGCGCATCGCCGAAGAGTACGACACCCAGATGCTGGGGCGCCTGCCGCTGAGCCTGTCGATCCGCGAGTTTGCCGACTCCGGCCGGCCGTCGGTCATTGCCGAGCCGGACAGCAGCGTCAGCCAGACGTTTGCCCGCATTGCCCGTCAGGTCGCCGACTCCATGGATCAGGCGCCGGGCGAAGGTCCGAGCATTTCGTTCAGCGAGTAAGCCCGCCCACACGTTCCGGGCGGGAGAGTCCGGGCCTGTTGAGACCCTTTTATGAGCATAAAATCAGATAGATGGATCCGCCGAATGGCCCAGCGCGAGGGAATGATCGAGCCGTTCGAGGCCGATCAGGTGCGCTACGCAGGCGACCGGCGAGTGATTTCCTACGGCACCTCGAGCTACGGCTACGACGTGCGCTGCGCCGACGAGTTCAAGGTGTTTACCAACATCCATTCCGCGGTGGTGGATCCCAAGGGCTTTGACGAAAAGAGCTTCGTCGACGTCAAGGGCGACGTCTGCGTGATTCCGCCCAACTCCTTTGCCCTGGCAAGCACGGTAGAGTATTTTCGCATTCCGCGCAGCGTGCTGACCATTTGCCTGGGCAAATCGACCTACGCGCGCTGCGGAATCATCGTCAACGTCACCCCGCTGGAGCCGGAGTGGGAAGGGCACGTGACGCTCGAGTTTTCCAACACCACCAACCTGCCGGCCAAGATCTATGCCAACGAGGGCGTGGCGCAGATGCTGTTTCTGGAGTCCGACGAAATCTGCGAAACGTCCTACAAGGACCGCGACGGCAAGTACATGGGCCAGCGCGGCGTGACCCTGCCGCGCACCTGAGGCGGGAGCGCAGCGTGGTGCGGGAGCGGTGCGAGGCCATTCCTTCACGGCCTCAAGCCCGCTCCCGCCCGCCCGGCCGTGCGTCGCGCAGATCAAGGTCGGGTTGATTGCGCCGAGTCGTCGGTTTCGTCCAGCTCCTCGGCGGCGTCTTCGTGGCTCATGCGCATGCCGCGTTCGGGCAGGGCCACGCCGTCCATGGTGGCATGGGTGCCGTCAAAACGCAGCCGGCCTTCCACAAACCAGCTGACGGCAATGGGCAGGATCAGGTGCTCCCGGGCGTGAACCTTGTCCTTGAGCGTGGCCGGGGAGTCCTCCGGCGAGACGTTCAGCGCGGCCTGGAGGGCTACCGGTCCGCCGTCGAGCTCTTCGGTGACGAAGTGCACGCTGCAGCCGTGCTCGGCGACGCCGTCGGCCACCGCTCGGGCGTGGGTATCAAGCCCCTGGTAGGCCGGCAGCAGCGAAGGATGGATATTGAGCATCCGACCGATGAAGCGCTGAACAAAGCGCGGCGTGAGGATGCGCATGAAGCCGGCGAGCACGACAAGGTCGGGCTCGTGGCGCTCGATGACCTTGATCAGCGCGCCGTCGTAGGCCTCGCGGCTGTCGTATTCCCGGTGGGGCAGCGCCACGGCGTCGATGCCCGCCTCCCGGGCGCGCTTGAGCCCGTAGGCGTCGGCCACGTTGGAGACCACGGCGGCAATCTCGCCGCCGCCCAGGCGGTCATGGGACTGCGCGTCGATCAGCGCCTGCAGGTTGCCGCCGTTACCCGAAATCAGCACCACAATGCGCGGCGGCGTCACCGCCTCGGCGGTAAAGTCGTTCAGCGTACCGCTTCCGTCCTCAAACTCGCTCATGCCGATGTGTCCCCTTCGCTCAGGCGGTCCAGAATGACGCCGTCTGCGCCCTCTTCGCGGGCGGTAACCGAGCCGATGCGATAGACCGTTTCGCCGTGCGCCTCGAGATGGGCGCGGGCCTGCTCGGCGTGTTCGTTTGGCACCACCAGCGCCATGCCGATGCCGCAGTTGAGCACTCGGTGCATTTCGTCGTCGTCGACGTTGCCCTGGCGCTGGAGCCAGTCAAACACCGCCGGGCGCTGCCAGCTTTGGGTATCCAGCCGCGCGGCGAGATGATCGGGCAGCACCCGGGGCAGGTTTTCCAAAAGCCCGCCACCGGTAATGTGCGACAGCGCGTGGACGTCGACGTCGCTTGCATGAATCAGCGACAGCAGCGGCTTGACGTAGATGCGCGTGGGCGCCATCAGCGCCTCGCCGAGCGTGGCGTCGCCAAGGGGCATGTCCAGATCGGCACCGCTGACCTCGAGGATCTTGCGGATCAGCGAATAGCCGTTGGCGTGCGGGCCCGAGGAGGCCAGCCCCAGAATCGCATCGCCTGCGGCAACCCGGCTGCCGTCGAGGAGGGCGGATTTCTCCGCCACACCCACGCAGAACCCGGCCAGGTCGTAGTCGCTGCCGGCGTACATGCCGGGCATTTCTGCGGTTTCACCGCCGACCAGCGCGCAGCCTGCCTGGCGGCAGCCCTCGCCGATGCCCTTGACCACGTCGGCGGCGATATCCACGTCGAGCTTTCCCGTGGCATAGTAATCGAGGAACTGCAGCGGCTCGGCGCCGATCACCACCAGGTCGTTGACGCACATCGCCACCAGGTCAATGCCGATGGTGTCGTGTTTGCCAAGGGCCAGGGCAAGTTTTAGCTTGGTGCCCACGCCGTCGGTGCCGGACACCAGCACCGGCTCGCGGTAGCCGGCGGGAAGCTCGCACAGCGCGCCAAAGCCGCCGAGCCCGCCCATGACTTCCGGGCGCGTGGTACTTTGGGCAACGCCCTTGATGCGCTCGACCAGCGCGTTGCCGGCGTCGATATCCACGCCGGCGTCCTTGTAGCTCAGCGAAGCGTTGGCCGGTGGGGTAGAGGAAGTCTCGGTCATGGCAAGTCCTGTAAGGCAATTCCTGTGAGGCGGAGTAGTCAGTATCGCCGGCCCGGGTGGGGCGCGGCGAAAGTGTAACACCCGCCAGGGCGTATGGCATTGCGCATAACACAACACGTGCAGTCAGGAGAGTTCGCAAGTGCGATATTCATGGTGGTGGTTGTTAGTCGCCGTTGTGGCGGTGCTGCTGGTGTATTTGCTCAACGCCGTATTGATGCCGTTTATTGCCGGCTTGATTCTGGCCTACGTGGTCAACCCCCTGACCCACCGCTTCGAGCGGCTGGGCATGAACCGCACCCTTTCGGTGAGCAGCGTCTTTCTGGTCATGCTGGTGGTGCTGACGCTGAGCCTTTTCATTCTGATTCCCGCGGCGGTGCAGCAGGTCAAGCAGCTGGGCAACGCCGTGCCGGCCATGGTCGGCTGGCTCGAGGATGCCCTGGCGCCCCGGCTGAAAGAATGGATCGGCTACGATCTGCGCGCCGATCTTGCCGGTATCAAGCAGGTATTTGCCGAGAACTGGCGGGATGCCGGCGGTTATCTGGCCAGTGCGCTGGGTCAGCTGGGACGTTCGGGCATGGCGCTGGTATCATGGGTGACCTACACCGCGCTGGTACCGGTAGTGACGTTCTATCTGCTGCTGGACTGGCAGCGGCTGATCGACAACGCCAGCGGGCTGATCCCCCGGCCCTGGGTTGACGAAGTCACGCGCCTGGGTCGGCGCTGTAACGCCGTTCTCGCGGCGTTTTTGCGCGGCCAGCTGCTGGTCATGCTGTGCCTGGGCGCGATCTACGCGCTGGGGCTCAGTCTTTTGGGCCTGAACGTGGGGCTGGTGATCGGCTTTATTGCCGGGCTTGCCAGCATCGTGCCGTTTCTGGGCTTTATCGTGGGCATCAGCATTGCCCTGATCGTGGCGGTGTTTCAGATTGGCACCCTGTGGGCCATTGCCGGCGTGGTGGTCGTATTCACTATCGGTCAGATCGTCGAAAGCGTGGTGCTGCAGCCCAAGCTTCTGGGCGACAAGATCGGCCTGCACCCGGTGGCGGTCATTTTTGCCGTGCTCGCCGGGGGCAAGCTGTTCGGCTTTCTCGGCGTGCTGCTGGCGCTGCCCGCGGCGGCGGTGGTCATGGTGCTCTTGCGCGAGGGAATGGAACGTTATAAAAACAGTCCCTTATACGACGTTCGCCTTCAGCCGGCCGGCGACGACCGCGTGCCCGGCACGTCGCCGCAGACGAAAAGGGGCGAAGGGGAGGACTCATGAACCGACCGCCGGCACAGCTGCCGCTGGGAGTGGGGCTGCGCGACGATGCCACCTTTGGCAACTACTATCCGGGGCCGCGCAACGCCACTCTGGTCGAGCAGCTGATCCGCCAGCCCGCGCCCGACGGCGAGCCCTATCTCTACCTGTGGGGCGCGCCGGGCACCGGGCGCAGCCATCTGCTGCAGGCGGCGTGCCATCAGGCCTCGGATCAGGGAGGGCGGGCGCTGTACCTGCCGCTTGAGGATCTGGGCCACTTCCCGCCGCTGATGCTGGAAGATATCGAGCGGCTGGATCTGGTCGCCATCGACGACCTGGAGTGTGTGATCGGGCGCAAGCGCTGGGAGGAAGGGCTGTTTCACGCCTTCAACCGCCTGCGCGACGCCGGCAAGCGGCTGGTGATTGCCGCCGGCGCCGCGCCGCGCCAGCTGCCGGTGCTGCTGCCGGATCTGGCATCAAGGCTGACCTGGGGCATGACCTACCACGTCCAGCCGCTGGACGACGAGGGACGGCTGGCGGCGCTCAAGCTGCGCGCCGAGGTCCGCGGCATGGCGCTGTCCGACGACGTCGCGCGCTACATTCTGCACCGCGGGCCGCGAGCGCTCAGCGAGCTTTGCCGGGCGCTGGAAACCCTGGATCGGGCGTCGCTGTCGGCCAAGCGCAAACTCACCATTCCGTTCGTCAAACAGGCCCTTGGCTGGTAGCGTCGGCGCATCAGAGCGCTGCCCGCCAGGGGGTATCGAGAACCATTCCTGAGGAGAGTCGACATGTCTCGTCATTCTGCATCCACCCGTATCGAGCGCGACAGCATGGGCGAGCTCGAGGTGCCGCAAACGGCGCTCTACGGTGCCCAGACCCAGCGCGCGGTCAACAACTTCCCGGTCTCCGGCGAGGCCATGCCGCCGGCCTTCATCCATGCCATTGCCCGGGTCAAGCTGGCCGCCGCGCACGCCAACGAAGCCCTCGGGCTGCTGGACAAGGACCGCGCCAGGGCCATCCAGCAGGCGGCCGAGGCGGTGATCAACGGCGAGCACGACGACCAGTTCCCCATCGACGTCTACCAGACCGGCTCGGGCACGTCGAGCAACATGAACGTCAACGAAGTGCTGTCGCACCTGGCCAGCAGCGATGGCCTCGAGGTTGGACCCAACGACCACGTCAACATGGGCCAGTCGAGCAACGACGTGGTGCCCACGGCGATCCACGTCTCCGCGGCGATTGCCGTGGAGCGCTCGTTGCGCCCGGCGCTTTTGACGCTGCGCCAGAGCGTCGCCCGGCGCGCCGAGGAGCTTGAGGAGGTGGTCAAGACCGGGCGCACCCATCTGATGGACGCCATGCCGCTGACTCTGGGCCAGGAGCTGGGCGGCTGGGTCAACCAGCTCGACCAGGCCATCGAGCGTATCGACAGCGCCATGAACCGCGTGCAGCGCCTGGCCCAGGGCGGCACCGCCGTGGGGACCGGCATCAACGCCCCGGAAGGCTTTGCCGAGCGCGTGGCGATTCACTTAAGCGAGCAGACCGGGCTTTCGTTTCGTCCCAACGACAGCTTTTTTGCCAGCCTTTCGTCCCAGGACGCAGCGGTGGAGCTTTCCGGCCAGCTCAAGGGTCTGGCCTGCGTGATCATGAAGATCGGCAACGACCTGCGCTGGATGAACTCCGGGCCGCTGGCGGGGCTTGGCGAGATCGAGCTCGAGGCGATTCAGCCGGGCAGTTCGATCATGCCGGGCAAGGTCAACCCGGTGCTGCCGGAATCCGCCGTCCAGGCGGCCGCCCAGGTGATCGGCCTGGACTCGGCGATTACCGTGGCCGGCCAGAGCGGCAACTTCCAGCTCAACGTCATGCTGCCGCTGGTGGCCACCAACCTGCTGACCTCCATCACCTTGATGAGCAACACCGCCAGGCTGCTGGGCGAGCAGGTGATACCGTCGTTCAAGGTGCGCGAAGACAATCTGCGGGCGCCGCTTGAGCGCAACCCGATCCTGGTCACCGCGCTCAACAGCGTCATCGGCTACAACGCCGCGGCCCAGGTGGCGAAAAAGGCCTACCAGGCCGGGCGGCCGATCATCGACGTTGCCGAAGAGGAAACCGACATGGACCGGGAAACGCTCGAGCGTCTGCTCGATCCCAAAAAGCTCACCGAAGGCGGTATTCCCGAGTAGGCCTGCCTGCAGGAGCCGGGAACAGGTTGAAGAGAGGGTTCTACGCCATGGCCGAAAAAAAGCTCCATGCGTTTCCGGCATTTCCGCCATCCTTGGCGGTCAGATGGCGTAGATAGCTTCCAGAGACGGATTTATAGCGCCCTCTCGGAGGCCTTTTCCCGGCTCAGCTTGGGCGATAGGGCCCGGTGTACCCGCCTACTAGCGCCCTGGGCCTGTAGAAAAAATGCTTGCATTTCATCGGTGAAGTCGTAGAATACGCATCCGTTGCCAGACGTGTACGGCATACGGCAGGACCATAGCTCAGTTGGTTAGAGCGCCACGTTGACATCGTGGAGGTCGGCGGTTCAAATCCGCCTGGTCCTACCAAACACCCATCAGCCAGGCACGGCAGCCGGCGAAAACGCCAGCCCCCGTTTGCAGGACCATAGCTCAGTTGGTTAGAGCGCCACGTTGACATCGTGGAGGTCGGCGGTTCAAATCCGCCTGGTCCTACCAGTTTTGTACGCTAAAGCGCCCCGTCAGCTCGCAGGCCGACGGGGCGTTTTTGTGTGCGTGGCGTTCAGGAAAACGGGCTGGGCAACAGGCAGGCCCGGCCCGGAAAGGGGAGGCTTAGCCTGCAAAGTCCGGCAGGTCGCTGGCGGCGATAAAGGTCTCGACCAGCGCCTCGATGCCCGCCTGGTCGTCGGCGCTGAAGCGGCCTTCCACCGGGCTGTCGAGATCCAGCACGCCCCAGAGGCGCTCGCCGCTGACGATGGGTACCACCAGCTCCGAGCGCGAGTCGGCGTCGCAGGCGATGTGGCTCGCCAGGGCGTTGACGTCGTCGATCCGCTGGGTTTGCCGCGCGCGCGCGGCCGCACCGCAGACGCCCTGGCTGAAGGGGATCGGATGGCAGGCGGGCTTGCCCTGAAACGGCCCCAGGCTCAGCACTTTGCTTTCCCGCTGAAGATAAAGCCCCGCCCAGTTGAGCGTGGGGACCTGGTGGAAGACAAACGCGCACAGCTGGGCACCGTTGGTCAGCCAGTCCCGGGTATCCAGCAGGGCGGCGAGCTGGCGGTTGAGCAAGGCATAGTCCGCAGGCGCAGGGACCGGCGCCGGTTCGAGGGAGTCAGAAGCGTCCAGTGTCATCAGGGTTGGCCTTGTGAAACACCCGAGGCCGGCCAGGGGCCGGCCTGGGTAAAGTGGGAGGGCGCAATGGTCAAGCGGGCCCGCCGGGGATTACTCGGTCCAGCCGGGAACGGCGGCGCCCTTGAACAGCTCGTCGGCCTTTTCCATGACCGCCTCGCTCTGATAGGCGTCGACCAGCTGGCGAATGTCTTCGCGGTCTTCATCGCCGCTGCGCACCACGATCAGGTTGACGTAGGGCGACTCCGGGCCTTCCTTGATCAGCGCGTCGTCCAGGCTCAGGCCGGCGGGCTGGGCAAAGGTGTTGTTGATGAAGGCCATGTCCACGTCGGGCAGCACCCGGGGCAGCTGGGCGGCTTCGATCTCGCGGAAGTTGAAGTCGTGGGGATTGTCGGCGATGTCGATCGGCGTGGCTTCCAGGTTGGTCGGGTCGTTCAGCTCGATCAGGCCCTTGTTGTGCATCAGGATCAGCGACCGGCCTTCGTTGGACGGGTCGTTGGGCAGCGCAATGCGGGCGCCGTCGGGCAGCGCTTCGATGCTGTCGTACTTTTCCGAATACGCGCCGATGGGGTAGACGAAGGTATAGCCGGCCACGGCGAAGTCGTAGCCGCGGTCATTGACCATGGACTGCATGTAGGGCTCGTGCTGGAAGGCGTTGGCGTCCAGGCTGCCGTCGGCAAGCGCGGCGTTGGGAGTGACGTAGTCGGTGAACTCGACGATCTCGACGTCAAGATCGTGCCTTTCCTCGGCGATGTCCACGGCGACCTGCATGACGTCGGTTTCCGGGCCGGCCACGGTGCCGACTTTCAGGGGGGCGGCGTGGGCCGCGCCAATGCCCAGCGCCAAAGCGGCAAGGCTGCCAATCACGAGTTTTTGCATGTTCAGGCTCCGGTCGGTTTGAAAAGCGTTTAACGGCTGAAAAGCGATACAAGGGCTTAATACTGCGGCGATAAGAAATATAAGTCTAATGCTTTATGGTTATGCTTCGCTTCACTTGCGGTCGCTTTTGCGCACCAGGTAGTCGCCCAGGCTCTGAAAGCCCTGCACCATGACCACCAAAATCACCACGGTGATCAGCATGATGGTGGGGTTGAAGCGGTTATAGCCGTAGCGGATCCCCAGATCGCCGAGCCCGCCGCCGCCCACGGCGCCGGCCATGGCCGAATAGCTCACCAGCGTGACCAGCGTAATGGTGAGCCCGGTGATGATGCCGCCCCGGGCTTCGGGGATCAGCACCTTGCGCACGATCTGCCAGGGGGTGGCGCCCATGGCCTGGGCGGACTCGATCAGCCCGGGCGAAATCTCGTTCAGCGCGCCCTCTACCAGCCGCGCGACGAACGGTATCGCGGCGATGGTCAGCGGCACCGAGGCGGCGTTGATGCCGATGGAGGTGCCCACCAGCATGCGCGTAAACGGGATGATGGCGACCATCAGAATGATGAACGGGATCGAGCGGCCGATGTTGGTGACAATGCTCAGCGCCTGGTGGGTGATCGGCATGGCGAGAATCTGCCGCGGCCGGGTGACGTAGAGCAGCACGCCCAGCGGCACCCCGAGGAGGGTGGCGATCAGCCCGGAGACGCCGACCATGTAAAGGGTGTCAAGGGTGGCCTGCCAAATCAGATTAATCATCGCGCCGGACATGCCCGAGCACCTCCACTTTCAGTTCGTGAGATTCCAGATAGCGCATGGCCTGGCCGGTTTGCTCCGCGGTACCCATCAGCTCGGCGATCATCAGCCCCAGGGTGCGCTGCTGGATGGATTCGACCTTGGCCTGCAGGATGCTGACGTCCACGCCGCAATCCCGGGCCAGCCGCGAGATCAGCGGAGTGGAAACGGCATTGCCGGAAAACGTCAGGCGCACCACGGGGTGGGTATGCGCATCGGGGGTGTCCTGCAGCCGGCTGTTCAGCCCTCGGGGCGGCTCGAGCTGCAAAAAGTCGTTGAGAAACGTTCGACCCAGCTGGGTTGCCGGCGCGGTGAAGAAGTCGCCGACCTCGGCGTCTTCCACCAGCCGCCCGTCGGAGATCAGCCCGACGCGGTGGCAGATCGACTTGACCACCTCCATTTCGTGGGTGATCAACAGGATGGTAATCCCCAGGTCGCGGTTGATCTCGCGCAGGAGTTCCAGAATCGAGCCGGTGGTTTGCGGATCCAGCGCCGAGGTGGCCTCGTCGCAGAGCAGCACCGCCGGCTCGCTGGCCAGCGCCCGGGCAATGGCCACGCGCTGTTTCTGACCGCCGGACAGCTGGGCGGGAAACTGGTGGGCCTTGTCGGCGAGGCCCACCAGTTTGAGCAGGGGAGTTACCCGATGCCTGATGCTGGCGCGCCGGTGGCCCATGAGCTCCAGCGGCAGGGCGACGTTGGCAAACACGGTGCGCGTGGTCAGCAGGTTGAAATGCTGAAAGATCATGCCGATGCGATGGCGGGCGCGGTTAAGGGCCTGGCCGGAAAGGCGCGTCATTTCCTGGCCGTTGACCGTCACGCGGCCGTCGGTCGGGCGTTCGAGCAGGTTGACGCAGCGGATCAGCGTGGACTTTCCCGCCCCGGAAAGGCCGATGACGCCGTGAATGCGACCTTTGGGGATGTGCAGGTTCACCTTGCGCAGGGCGTGTACGGCCCCGTCGCCGCTGCCGTAGGTCTTACTGACGTTTTCAAGTTCTATCATGACGTCTGCTTTAGCGGGACCGACGCGCAGAGGACCGCGCCCCGGCCAAATCGGATGAAGCCGAAGGGACGGCGGCGCGGGCAAGCGCAGGGCAGGGAACGAAAAAGGCCACCCTGTCGGGTGGCCATTGACGCGGGGCACACCCTTTTAGCTGCACTTCACCGGCTGAAAGGCCGGTGGACGCCCGCAATCCGGGAACAAATCGGCGTCTGGAAATAATGGGGTATAGCGGCGGCTATTTTAGGGAGCGGCTCTCGAGGATGTCAAACCTGCCCGGCTCCTTGTCTACGCCTTTTGTCGCGAATCGAGCGGTAAAATTGACAAGCTTCGCCGTCATTGATAGCTCTCGGAGGTGCTTGAGTCTTTCTCACGAAAGCGATTCGACCCTGCGTTGCAAGGCGCGGGGCCCATGAGTACGACCTGTTCATATTGGCTTGATCGATCAGCCACCGGCTATGGGCGCAGCGAATCTGACAAGAACACCGGGGGTGGCTGGTTTTTCAAGCGGGCAGCACGCTTAAGCGCTAAGGAGAAGCAGTTAAATGAACAAGAAAAGCTCGGTTTCAGAGAACGTGGTGCTGGACGAGAAAACCCTGGCCGGGTTTCCCCAGCAGCCTCATGGCGGCAAGCTGGTTGACCGGGTAGCCAAGGGAGAGGAGCGCGAAAAAGAGCTGGAGAGGGCCAAAACCCTGCCCCAAATCATGGTCGACACCGAGGCCGCGATTACGCTGGAAATGATTGCGACCGGCGTCATGTCGCCCAACGAGGGCCTGATGGTCGAAGAGGACTATTTGTCCACCCTGGAGACGGGGCGTTTGAAAAACGGCCTGGTCTGGCCGATTCCCCTGAGCTTTGCGCCGACCGGCAAGCACAACACTGAGGTGGTGAACTCGCTTTCCAAGGGCGATGACGTCGTGCTGATCGACGTCAATCAGGAGCCGGTGGCAATTCTCAACGCGGAAGACATTTTTTCCTACGACAGGGACTACCGGGCGCAGCACGTTTTTGGCACCACCGATCGGAAACACCCCGGAGTGGACGCCATCTATCGGCGCATGGGCGACACGGCGCTCGGCGGCAAAATCACCCTGCTGAACCGGCCGGACTGGGGGCCGTTTGAGCCGCTCAGAATGGAGCCCAAGGACGCCTGGCAGCTGTTCTACGTGGAAAAGGAGTTCAAGACAGTGGCCGGCTTCGTGACCGGGGCCAACCCCATGCACCGCGGCCACGAATACATGCACAAAAATCTGCTGGAAGAGGTGGACGGCCTGCTGGTCTGCCCGCTGGTGGAGATGGCCAAGCGCGAATTCACGCGCCACGAATACCGGATGCTGGCGTACCGCGGGGTGCTCGAGCAGTACTACCCCAAGGACAGGACTATCCTCTGCCCGCTGCGCGTGACCTACGTCTTTGCCGGACCTCAGGAGGCGATACTGCACGCGCTGATCCTGAAAAACTTTGGCTGCACGCACAAAATCGTCGGCCGCGACTACGCCGGCGTTGGCGACTATTACGACAAGTACGCCAGCCAGAGCATTTTTGACCAGTATGCGCCCGAAGAGATCGGCATCGATATTCGCACCTTCCACGAGGCCTTTTTCTGCGTGCGCTGCAACACCGTCGCCACGGATCAGTCGTGCCCCCACGATGAAAGCGTCAGGGTGGGCATTTCCGGCACCAGCGTTCGGGAAATACTGCGCCACGGAATTCTGCCGCCCAAGGAAATCGTGCGCCCGGAATCGTCCCACGTGGCCATTCAGGGCGTGCAGCCCAAGGGGCGCGACGCCGACGGCAATACCGTTTTGCCCGTGGGCAAGCTCATCAAGAGCATGTTCCCGTTCTATCTGACCCACCGAGGCATTGGCGGACCCAG
This DNA window, taken from Halomonas piscis, encodes the following:
- a CDS encoding methionine ABC transporter ATP-binding protein — protein: MIELENVSKTYGSGDGAVHALRKVNLHIPKGRIHGVIGLSGAGKSTLIRCVNLLERPTDGRVTVNGQEMTRLSGQALNRARHRIGMIFQHFNLLTTRTVFANVALPLELMGHRRASIRHRVTPLLKLVGLADKAHQFPAQLSGGQKQRVAIARALASEPAVLLCDEATSALDPQTTGSILELLREINRDLGITILLITHEMEVVKSICHRVGLISDGRLVEDAEVGDFFTAPATQLGRTFLNDFLQLEPPRGLNSRLQDTPDAHTHPVVRLTFSGNAVSTPLISRLARDCGVDVSILQAKVESIQQRTLGLMIAELMGTAEQTGQAMRYLESHELKVEVLGHVRRDD
- a CDS encoding sulfate adenylyltransferase, producing MNKKSSVSENVVLDEKTLAGFPQQPHGGKLVDRVAKGEEREKELERAKTLPQIMVDTEAAITLEMIATGVMSPNEGLMVEEDYLSTLETGRLKNGLVWPIPLSFAPTGKHNTEVVNSLSKGDDVVLIDVNQEPVAILNAEDIFSYDRDYRAQHVFGTTDRKHPGVDAIYRRMGDTALGGKITLLNRPDWGPFEPLRMEPKDAWQLFYVEKEFKTVAGFVTGANPMHRGHEYMHKNLLEEVDGLLVCPLVEMAKREFTRHEYRMLAYRGVLEQYYPKDRTILCPLRVTYVFAGPQEAILHALILKNFGCTHKIVGRDYAGVGDYYDKYASQSIFDQYAPEEIGIDIRTFHEAFFCVRCNTVATDQSCPHDESVRVGISGTSVREILRHGILPPKEIVRPESSHVAIQGVQPKGRDADGNTVLPVGKLIKSMFPFYLTHRGIGGPRRETPLNPDDLTNDDLNAAIADVRANGDLVYRQTYDTYTQSADINRSVQPAWVDETRAYMRKHQQMVVDNLEEKVAIAPEESSDEFMYQDREEAEKELAVARRVLEELSVPVDEEKTRERVWNIAPYDSYY